The region ATTTGGTTCGGGCAGAGTGGTTAGACGGGCAAGACGTGACTTGATCAATTGGATGATGCGGGGCGTCCGTATGGCGATTGACTCGTGGTGGTGCGGAGGAAGAATAATGAAATCCAGTCCTCCGTGATGGGATCGACCGATCTTATCAGTCGCTGTTTGTCTTGTTTGCAATCATCTCATCGTCAGCTCCAACCTCCTCACCTCCTTTGATCATTCGATCATTTTCATTGAAGCGGACTCCTTTGGTCGAGTTGacgctggtgctggctctATTATTGAACCACCATCATCTAGTTCTGACCCTAACAACGGCATTTACACCCCGGTATAATCGGTAACTCTCAGCCTCGACCAGCACCTACCTACTACTAAGCGACCATGGACATGTACCATATGGGAATGGACATGGACCACTCACATCACGAGCACGGCGATATGGACATGGGAGGTAACCAATGTAGCATGAATGTGAGTTCTCATATTTATAACTGCATAGCCTAGCTGCCTCTGGGCGATTGATTCGACGACCGACCAGATGCTTTGGCTTGTCACTCACAGGATGCTGATATCTTCTGCAGATGCTGTTTACCTGGTCCACGAAAAACCTCTGCATTGTCTTCTCGACATGGCGTGTAACAggtcctctttctctcctcggaTCCCTGGTTGTCATAGTGCTGCTGGCGGCCGGGTACGAGGGCATCAGACAAGTTACACGGAAGTATGAAGTAGCACATGCGCGAAGACTAAGTGCATTTTCCACTGCTGTAGTTGGAAGTAagtttctctctctcttttgccTCGCATAGATTATATGATACTATATGTTTCTATATATGCGTTATGTGTATTTGTCGGTGGGAATGGATTTCTGGGCCCAGTGTCTGTCTGTTGGGTGGAAGTGCCATTGACATTGACGCCCGGACTTTAAGGCAATGAGTTCGCCGACGAAGATGTCACGGGTTCTGGACCTGGACATGAATCCCAAAGCCAAGCATATGTCCCCAACGCAAGCTCACCGCTTCTTGTAGGCAGTGATAACAGGAGAGCTATGGAACGGAGAGGAAAGATCACCATGGCTGCGCTCTATGGGGTGCAGGTCTTCTATAGCTTTTTCATCATGTGGGTTCAATTTTCCTTCTCCCCTGGAACAATCAACGTTGACCGTTTAGGCTTCTATTCATGACTTATAATGGTTTCGTGATGCTTGCCGTCGCAATTGGCGCATTTGTCGGCTATCTGGCGTTCGGGGAGAACATGTCCGCGACAAAGTCGGTCGCTTGTCATTGAGTCGATGGCATATATTTGCATTTCTTGTTCCGACATTGGTATAGGTGGGCGAAAGCCTAAATTAGTACAGTCATTGCATATAATATATGAAGGCTTTGTTCAAGGAACTTCCGCGTCACTGTCATCACCACCAAATCCGAAGCTGAATGCACCGGCCTCGGAGTCAGCGTTAGCATCATCCGTGCCTGTTTTGCCATGGACTATTTCGTCCCATTTGCGCTTCTTGCGTTCGGCCTTCTTT is a window of Aspergillus nidulans FGSC A4 chromosome VI DNA encoding:
- a CDS encoding low-affinity Cu transporter (transcript_id=CADANIAT00010153) gives rise to the protein MDMYHMGMDMDHSHHEHGDMDMGGNQCSMNMLFTWSTKNLCIVFSTWRVTGPLSLLGSLVVIVLLAAGYEGIRQVTRKYEVAHARRLSAFSTAVVGSNEFADEDVTGSGPGHESQSQAYVPNASSPLLVGSDNRRAMERRGKITMAALYGVQVFYSFFIMLLFMTYNGFVMLAVAIGAFVGYLAFGENMSATKSVACH